The following are encoded in a window of Sinorhizobium sojae CCBAU 05684 genomic DNA:
- a CDS encoding PleD family two-component system response regulator: protein MTARILVVDDVPANVKLLEARLVAEYFDVLTAENGPSALAICETTPVDLVLLDIMMPGMDGFEVCERLKANSRTAHIPVVMVTALDQPSDRVRGLKAGADDFLTKPVNDLQLMSRVKSLVRLKNVSDELRLRAQTAHTIGLQEMLRQDRPDEPGSVLLVDGRASSQERLVRALKPIARVSVMAEPQTALFEAAENNFDLVIVNANFDAYDPLRLCSQLRSLERTRFIPILLVADQGNDEMIVRALELGVTDYIMRPVDPNELLARCLTQIRRKQCNDRLRASVQQTIELAITDDLTGLHNRRYLDGHLKLLLDRAMARGRPLSICITDIDRFKQVNDTYGHDAGDEVLREFANRVRATVRGADLACRFGGEEFVIVMPDTTPEMAAVVAERLRLMVESRGFEIVRADTVLSVTASLGIASLRPEGDTPEALLKRADVALYEAKNNGRNRVVAAAA from the coding sequence ATGACTGCGCGTATCCTCGTCGTCGATGACGTACCAGCCAATGTGAAGCTCCTCGAGGCGCGGCTGGTGGCTGAGTATTTTGACGTGCTGACCGCGGAAAACGGACCTTCCGCCCTGGCGATCTGCGAAACGACGCCGGTGGATCTCGTGCTGCTCGACATCATGATGCCCGGCATGGACGGCTTCGAGGTTTGCGAGAGGCTGAAGGCGAACAGCCGGACAGCGCATATTCCCGTGGTCATGGTGACGGCACTCGACCAGCCCTCCGACCGCGTCCGTGGGCTGAAGGCCGGCGCGGACGACTTTCTCACGAAACCCGTCAACGACCTGCAACTGATGTCGCGGGTAAAGAGTCTCGTACGCTTGAAGAACGTCAGCGACGAACTGCGCCTGAGGGCTCAGACCGCGCACACCATCGGTCTGCAGGAAATGCTGCGGCAGGACCGGCCGGACGAGCCCGGCTCCGTGCTCCTGGTCGACGGCCGTGCCTCGTCACAGGAGCGGCTGGTGCGGGCGTTGAAGCCGATTGCCAGGGTTTCGGTCATGGCCGAGCCGCAGACCGCCCTCTTCGAAGCCGCCGAGAACAACTTCGATCTCGTCATCGTCAATGCGAATTTCGATGCGTACGACCCGTTGCGTCTCTGCTCGCAACTGCGCTCTCTCGAGCGGACGCGTTTCATCCCGATCCTCCTGGTCGCGGATCAGGGTAATGACGAGATGATCGTCCGCGCACTCGAACTCGGGGTGACGGATTACATCATGCGTCCGGTCGATCCCAATGAGTTGCTCGCCCGTTGTCTGACACAGATTCGTCGCAAGCAATGCAATGATCGGCTGCGCGCCAGCGTGCAGCAGACGATCGAACTGGCGATCACGGACGATCTCACGGGTCTGCACAATCGCCGTTACCTTGATGGTCACCTGAAGCTGCTCCTGGATCGGGCAATGGCGCGCGGGCGGCCGCTATCGATCTGCATCACCGATATCGACCGCTTCAAACAGGTGAACGACACCTATGGCCACGACGCCGGCGACGAAGTCCTGCGCGAATTTGCCAATCGCGTGCGTGCGACCGTGCGCGGCGCAGATCTCGCATGCCGCTTCGGTGGGGAGGAATTCGTGATCGTAATGCCGGACACCACGCCAGAAATGGCCGCGGTCGTCGCCGAGCGGCTTCGACTGATGGTTGAAAGTCGTGGTTTCGAGATCGTGCGCGCGGACACTGTACTGAGCGTCACGGCATCGCTCGGCATTGCCAGCCTGCGACCGGAGGGCGATACGCCCGAAGCCTTGCTCAAGCGCGCCGATGTGGCGCTCTACGAAGCGAAGAACAATGGGCGAAACAGGGTCGTCGCCGCAGCAGCTTGA
- the rpmG gene encoding 50S ribosomal protein L33, translating to MAKATTIKIKLLSTADTGYFYVTTKNSRTMTEKMTKTKYDPVVKKHVEFKETKIK from the coding sequence ATGGCGAAAGCTACCACCATCAAGATCAAGCTGCTGTCGACGGCCGACACGGGTTACTTCTACGTCACGACCAAGAACAGCCGCACCATGACGGAAAAGATGACGAAGACGAAATACGACCCGGTCGTCAAGAAGCACGTCGAATTCAAGGAAACGAAGATCAAGTAA